From Rhizobium sp. NZLR1, a single genomic window includes:
- a CDS encoding NAD-dependent 4,6-dehydratase LegB, translating into MKRALVTGADGFIGSHLIETLVRSGVEVRALCQYNSFSSWGWLDQSEYRGQFEVILGDVRDPAQMRSVAKGVDTVFHLAALIAIPYSYQAPSSYIDTNVHGTLNVLQGALDAGVGRVIQTSTSEVYGTARFVPISESHPLQAQSPYSASKIGADAIAYSYHSSFDLPVTIARPFNTFGPRQSARAVIPTVISQLLSGRTSLKLGALSPTRDFNYVQDTCDGFLALAACDQAVGQTVNIGSGSEISIGETVQLIADIIGVSVEIECDEQRLRPANSEVERLCCDNSLIKSLTGFSPRYSLEDGLKATIEWLRQPQNLARYKADIFNV; encoded by the coding sequence ATGAAGAGAGCGCTTGTCACTGGGGCGGATGGATTTATCGGCTCTCATCTTATCGAGACGCTGGTCAGGTCGGGCGTCGAAGTTCGCGCCCTTTGCCAGTACAACTCGTTTTCCAGCTGGGGTTGGCTTGACCAGTCTGAATACCGCGGCCAATTCGAGGTGATCCTTGGAGACGTCCGCGATCCGGCGCAGATGCGCTCCGTCGCCAAAGGCGTCGATACGGTTTTCCATCTCGCCGCTCTGATCGCTATACCCTATTCCTATCAGGCCCCGTCGAGCTACATCGATACCAATGTGCATGGGACGCTGAACGTTCTTCAAGGGGCTCTCGACGCCGGCGTGGGAAGAGTGATCCAGACATCGACGAGCGAGGTCTACGGGACGGCGCGTTTTGTGCCGATCAGCGAAAGCCATCCCCTGCAGGCGCAGTCGCCCTATTCGGCTTCCAAGATCGGTGCCGATGCGATTGCCTACAGCTACCATTCGAGCTTTGATCTGCCGGTGACGATCGCACGGCCTTTCAACACGTTCGGCCCGAGACAATCTGCAAGGGCGGTTATTCCGACCGTGATTTCGCAGCTTCTGAGCGGACGAACGTCGTTGAAACTCGGCGCGCTCTCACCGACGCGGGATTTCAATTACGTGCAGGATACGTGCGACGGCTTTTTGGCACTCGCCGCTTGCGACCAAGCCGTCGGCCAGACGGTCAATATCGGCTCCGGCAGCGAGATATCGATCGGCGAAACCGTTCAGCTCATCGCCGACATCATTGGCGTCAGCGTAGAGATCGAATGCGACGAGCAGCGTTTGCGTCCGGCAAACAGTGAAGTGGAACGCTTGTGCTGTGACAACAGCCTGATCAAGTCTCTGACGGGATTTTCGCCGCGTTACAGCTTGGAAGATGGTTTGAAGGCAACGATCGAATGGCTGCGTCAGCCGCAGAATCTGGCGCGGTATAAGGCGGATATTTTCAATGTCTAG
- a CDS encoding nucleotidyltransferase family protein, which translates to MSRRAVILAGGMGTRLRPYTVVLPKPLMPIGDYPILEVIIRQLISRGFQHITLAVNHQAELIKAFFQDGDKWGVRIDYSLEDEPLGTMGPLRLIKDLPDNFLVMNGDILTDLNYADFHDGHVRDGNIFTISSKTRQHRIDYGVLDTSEAGRLTGFREKPTAEYKVSMGVYMVSSRAVEHIPQRGAYGFDQLMLDLLAADKPATVRDFQGYWLDIGRPDDYALAIEQFETMKSRFLNG; encoded by the coding sequence ATGTCTAGGCGCGCAGTCATTCTGGCGGGGGGAATGGGAACGCGGTTGCGGCCCTATACCGTCGTCCTTCCAAAACCTCTGATGCCGATCGGCGATTATCCTATTCTTGAGGTGATCATCCGTCAGCTGATATCACGCGGCTTTCAGCACATCACGCTTGCCGTCAACCATCAGGCCGAATTGATCAAGGCGTTTTTCCAGGATGGGGACAAGTGGGGCGTACGCATCGACTATTCGCTGGAGGACGAGCCGCTTGGTACGATGGGTCCGCTACGGTTGATCAAGGATCTGCCTGATAATTTTCTGGTGATGAACGGAGACATCCTGACGGACCTGAATTATGCCGATTTTCATGACGGTCATGTCCGCGACGGCAATATATTCACAATCTCGTCCAAAACACGTCAGCATCGCATAGATTACGGCGTTCTTGATACCAGCGAGGCAGGACGCCTGACCGGCTTCCGGGAGAAGCCGACGGCCGAGTATAAGGTCAGCATGGGCGTCTACATGGTGTCTTCGAGGGCAGTAGAGCACATACCGCAACGCGGCGCTTACGGCTTTGACCAGCTGATGCTCGATCTCCTTGCGGCAGACAAGCCGGCCACGGTGCGCGATTTTCAAGGCTATTGGCTCGATATCGGACGCCCCGACGATTATGCATTGGCGATCGAGCAGTTCGAAACCATGAAATCCAGGTTCTTGAATGGTTGA
- a CDS encoding NAD(P)-dependent oxidoreductase: MVDAIVTGAGGFLGKRLVERLEQAGVDVLALDRTHGDIAEERLWQELPAARTLFHLAGRTFVPDSWTQGPSFMAANVLGTQHALNWCKRHKAKLIFASAYVYGVPERLPIHESDPARPNNPYALSKHLAEQLCEFAATHEQIPVVVLRLFNIYGAGQRPEFLIPMLLEQIRAKQEIKVLDLSPRRDYVFVDDVLSAFAKAMDVLEGYHCINIGSGTSHSVQEIIDILQETAGTHLPVVSSCAVRRNEIPDVRADIARARAILGWWPEWDLPAGIRAMMKES; encoded by the coding sequence ATGGTTGATGCCATCGTCACCGGTGCGGGCGGTTTTCTCGGCAAGCGTCTGGTCGAGCGGCTTGAACAGGCCGGCGTTGACGTGCTTGCGCTTGACCGAACGCACGGCGACATAGCCGAAGAACGCCTCTGGCAGGAACTGCCGGCGGCGCGCACGCTGTTTCATCTTGCCGGCAGGACATTTGTGCCGGATAGCTGGACACAGGGCCCGAGCTTCATGGCTGCCAATGTGCTTGGTACGCAACATGCTTTGAACTGGTGCAAGCGACATAAGGCCAAGCTCATATTCGCAAGTGCCTATGTTTATGGGGTGCCGGAGCGACTGCCGATCCACGAAAGCGATCCGGCCAGGCCGAACAATCCCTACGCACTTTCCAAACACCTTGCCGAACAACTCTGTGAGTTTGCTGCCACACACGAGCAGATACCAGTGGTGGTATTGCGCCTTTTCAATATATATGGCGCTGGGCAGCGGCCCGAATTTCTGATCCCTATGCTTCTGGAGCAGATAAGGGCGAAGCAGGAAATAAAGGTTCTGGATCTGAGCCCGCGGCGTGACTATGTATTCGTTGACGATGTGCTGAGCGCCTTTGCCAAGGCGATGGACGTTTTGGAAGGCTATCATTGCATTAATATCGGCTCCGGGACATCGCATTCGGTGCAGGAAATAATCGATATCTTGCAGGAGACCGCCGGCACTCATCTACCTGTGGTGTCGTCTTGCGCTGTTCGGCGGAATGAAATACCTGACGTGCGGGCCGATATTGCGCGGGCTCGTGCCATTCTTGGATGGTGGCCGGAATGGGATCTGCCGGCCGGGATCCGCGCGATGATGAAGGAGTCGTAA
- a CDS encoding radical SAM protein — MNERYVPINKGNYSMDTDEREAAFDRFRGEGWEAEYADYRRKWSEYALNQQVSDYPLLVDLELASICNLRCPMCYTISDEFKKNVNTTRMDWDLYCRIIDEIGGKVPAIRLSLRGEATLHKRFADCVRYAKDHGIKEVSTLTHGFKLNRDYFAELVDAGIDWITISIDGTGETYEKIRKPIKFQALLDKIKDIKKYKEERGLHRPVIKVQGIWPAIRENPDLYYETLAPYVDLVAFNPLIDYLGNDSDVQYLDNFTCPQQYQRLVIGADGLVMKCSNDEENREVIGDANAETVHQIWHGEKMNAVRALHKEPQGFLKSEVCRRCYLPRLTDDEPTEICGRKVIVRNYVDRAQEIGK, encoded by the coding sequence TTGAACGAGCGTTACGTTCCGATCAACAAGGGCAACTACTCGATGGACACGGACGAGCGCGAAGCCGCGTTCGACAGATTCCGTGGCGAAGGGTGGGAAGCCGAATACGCGGACTACCGTCGCAAATGGTCGGAATATGCCCTGAACCAGCAGGTTTCGGATTACCCGCTGTTGGTCGATCTCGAGCTGGCGTCGATCTGCAATCTGCGTTGCCCGATGTGCTACACGATCAGCGACGAGTTCAAGAAAAACGTCAACACGACCCGGATGGACTGGGATCTCTATTGCCGCATCATCGATGAGATCGGCGGCAAGGTTCCTGCGATCCGTCTGTCGCTGCGCGGCGAAGCTACGCTGCACAAGCGCTTCGCCGACTGCGTGCGCTACGCCAAGGATCACGGGATCAAGGAAGTCTCGACCCTCACGCACGGCTTCAAACTCAACAGGGACTATTTCGCTGAGCTCGTCGATGCCGGCATCGACTGGATTACTATTTCGATCGACGGCACCGGTGAGACCTACGAGAAGATACGCAAGCCAATCAAGTTCCAGGCTCTACTCGACAAGATCAAGGACATAAAGAAGTACAAGGAGGAGCGCGGTCTCCATCGTCCTGTTATCAAGGTGCAGGGCATCTGGCCGGCGATCCGGGAAAATCCTGATCTCTATTACGAGACCCTTGCGCCTTATGTCGATCTTGTGGCCTTTAATCCGCTGATCGACTATCTCGGAAACGATTCAGACGTTCAATATCTTGATAACTTCACCTGCCCACAGCAATATCAGCGCCTCGTTATTGGCGCCGATGGGCTTGTAATGAAGTGCTCGAACGACGAGGAAAATCGCGAGGTCATCGGCGATGCCAATGCCGAGACGGTCCATCAGATTTGGCACGGCGAAAAAATGAATGCGGTCCGCGCCTTGCACAAAGAACCGCAGGGCTTCTTGAAAAGCGAAGTATGCCGCCGTTGCTACCTGCCTCGCCTGACGGATGATGAGCCGACCGAAATCTGCGGCCGGAAAGTGATCGTCCGAAATTACGTCGACCGGGCTCAGGAAATCGGAAAATAG
- a CDS encoding N-acetylneuraminate synthase family protein, which yields MFRNYRPDRCYIIAEIGGNFTTFDQARQLIDEAKSSGVDAVKLQTYKAETLSSRHAMFDMENTGVTSQFELFRKYEIGHELHEAVFRYAESHGLDWFSSPSHESDVDLLEKCGVGAHKVGSDDAVNLPFLRYLAKTGKPILLSTGMSTLDEVRESVETIKAAGNDKLILLHAITSYPTHPENVNLLAMQTMMQTFPDLDVGYSDHTLTPVASLCAAAMGARVIERHFTYDKNADGPDHMLSADPAEMKWLVEAIRAFEIMRGSGRKEPAASEATTRLNNRKSVVLQRSLTAGDIISAGDIAVKRPGRGIEPKHFEDLVGRRVARDLEVDSLLQWSDLA from the coding sequence ATGTTCCGGAACTACCGACCTGACCGGTGTTACATCATCGCCGAGATCGGCGGGAATTTTACGACTTTTGATCAGGCAAGACAGCTGATCGACGAGGCGAAGTCGTCCGGCGTGGACGCGGTGAAGCTTCAGACTTACAAGGCTGAAACGCTTTCAAGCCGGCATGCGATGTTCGATATGGAAAATACCGGCGTTACCTCCCAGTTTGAACTCTTCCGCAAGTATGAAATCGGACACGAGCTGCATGAAGCTGTCTTCCGTTATGCCGAGAGCCACGGACTGGACTGGTTTTCATCGCCATCCCATGAAAGCGACGTGGATTTGCTGGAAAAGTGTGGCGTAGGTGCTCACAAGGTCGGATCCGACGACGCGGTAAACCTTCCCTTTCTCCGCTATTTGGCTAAGACCGGGAAGCCAATCCTGCTGTCGACCGGAATGAGCACTCTCGACGAGGTGCGCGAATCCGTCGAGACGATCAAGGCGGCGGGTAACGATAAACTTATTCTGCTGCATGCCATTACCAGCTATCCCACCCATCCCGAGAATGTGAATCTGCTGGCAATGCAGACTATGATGCAGACCTTTCCCGACCTGGACGTCGGTTATTCCGACCACACGTTGACGCCGGTCGCCAGTCTTTGCGCTGCGGCGATGGGCGCACGGGTGATAGAACGCCACTTCACCTACGATAAGAACGCCGACGGCCCCGACCACATGCTTTCCGCCGATCCAGCGGAGATGAAGTGGCTGGTCGAGGCAATCAGGGCTTTCGAAATCATGCGTGGCAGCGGACGCAAGGAGCCGGCCGCAAGCGAAGCAACGACAAGACTCAACAACCGCAAGAGCGTCGTTCTGCAACGCTCGCTAACGGCCGGCGACATCATTTCGGCCGGCGATATTGCCGTGAAGCGTCCCGGTAGAGGCATTGAACCCAAACACTTTGAAGACCTTGTCGGGCGGAGGGTCGCTCGAGACCTTGAGGTCGACTCGCTGCTGCAGTGGAGCGATCTGGCGTGA
- a CDS encoding glycosyltransferase family protein, with product MTLGIIIQARMGSTRLPGKVLRDISGRPLLGHVLGRLQMLKRPARIVVATSSAVENDAIDAWCLERSVSCFRGDETDVLDRYFQCAKSFGMSDIVRLTADNPFTDIEELERLIDLHQRQRYDYTHAFGQLPIGVGAEIFTLEALSRSHREGKLPHHREHVNEYFTDQPELFNIGQLDVPPTKISPSLRLTVDTEEDWKRACALAALANEGWLGTEEAIRLCSSSA from the coding sequence GTGACGCTTGGGATAATTATCCAGGCACGAATGGGCTCGACCCGGTTGCCGGGAAAGGTGCTTCGCGACATTTCCGGCAGGCCGCTTCTTGGCCATGTCCTGGGCAGGCTTCAGATGTTGAAGCGGCCGGCCAGGATTGTCGTAGCGACATCATCGGCCGTCGAGAACGATGCTATTGACGCCTGGTGCCTTGAGCGCAGCGTCAGCTGCTTTCGCGGCGACGAAACCGACGTCCTCGATCGCTATTTCCAATGCGCGAAATCATTTGGAATGTCTGACATCGTTCGATTGACCGCAGATAATCCTTTCACGGATATCGAGGAGCTCGAAAGGCTTATCGATCTGCATCAGAGGCAGAGATACGACTATACGCATGCGTTCGGCCAGCTGCCGATTGGCGTGGGCGCTGAGATATTTACGCTCGAAGCGCTGTCACGCAGTCATCGCGAGGGAAAGTTGCCGCACCATCGCGAGCACGTGAACGAGTACTTCACCGACCAACCGGAGTTGTTCAATATCGGCCAACTCGATGTTCCCCCAACCAAAATCTCTCCGAGCCTGCGTCTGACGGTGGACACGGAGGAGGATTGGAAACGCGCTTGTGCGCTCGCCGCACTGGCGAACGAGGGTTGGCTTGGCACGGAAGAAGCGATCAGGCTATGTTCGTCTTCTGCATAG
- a CDS encoding glycosyl transferase, protein MFVFCIESSHTRGMGHLFRSLTLAAELRARGRPVRFLANDHPNSLKIIRERGFDVGLYDLASVTGWENSFLEPAAAAPVWINDRLDTQRSHSEAIKRLGVRLVTFDDRGDGAELADINICALMFEKTEYLKGKDVRLGLEYMILNPEIAAFRRLRQSLASILVTLGGADTYGVTARVAKWLRDKPFAVTIVTGPSFQHMAELEEVISAASPGRFTLLNQVPSLAAEMHRHDLAITGGGITPFEACAAGLPCVVIANEPFEIPVGHALEKLGAAFFAGHHSAFDLGILETAIPIRAMSEIAMTKVGLGGVGRVADLLERLAA, encoded by the coding sequence ATGTTCGTCTTCTGCATAGAGAGCTCGCATACACGCGGCATGGGCCATCTGTTCCGGTCTTTGACGCTCGCAGCCGAACTGCGCGCGCGCGGTCGTCCGGTCCGATTTCTGGCGAACGATCATCCGAACTCGCTGAAGATCATCCGCGAGCGCGGCTTTGACGTGGGGCTTTACGATCTCGCCTCGGTGACGGGATGGGAGAACAGCTTCCTCGAACCCGCCGCAGCGGCTCCAGTCTGGATTAACGACCGCCTCGACACGCAGCGATCCCACAGCGAGGCGATCAAGCGTTTGGGCGTCAGGCTTGTTACCTTCGACGATCGTGGTGACGGCGCAGAACTTGCAGACATCAACATCTGCGCTCTGATGTTTGAAAAGACCGAGTATCTCAAGGGCAAGGATGTTCGGCTGGGATTGGAGTACATGATCCTCAATCCTGAAATCGCGGCGTTTCGCAGGCTTCGGCAAAGCCTCGCATCGATACTTGTGACGCTCGGAGGCGCCGATACCTACGGCGTGACCGCCCGTGTCGCCAAATGGCTGAGGGACAAGCCGTTTGCCGTCACCATCGTCACGGGCCCGAGCTTCCAGCACATGGCGGAACTTGAAGAAGTCATCTCGGCCGCGTCACCGGGCCGGTTCACGCTACTCAACCAGGTGCCGTCGCTGGCCGCGGAGATGCATCGACATGATCTGGCGATTACCGGTGGCGGCATTACCCCATTCGAGGCCTGCGCGGCTGGGCTGCCCTGTGTGGTGATCGCCAACGAGCCTTTTGAAATCCCCGTCGGACATGCGCTTGAGAAGCTGGGAGCGGCGTTTTTTGCCGGGCATCACTCGGCATTCGATCTCGGTATTCTGGAAACGGCAATTCCCATCAGGGCCATGAGCGAGATCGCCATGACCAAGGTTGGTCTTGGCGGGGTCGGGCGTGTTGCCGATTTGCTGGAGAGATTGGCTGCATGA
- a CDS encoding WbqC family protein, whose amino-acid sequence MTITAVIHQPDFASYLGFFQRFLNANLYIVLDHVQFVHGTSKSWTHRDKIKTAQGDRWLTVGIRKPSLGTAINAVELAPGTGWIDQNLSLLRENYRKSAGWSEVFPRIEALYGKRFELLADFNMHFLEGILDMLEITMPTVRSSTLSPEGHRNELLVELLRKVGATRYLSGLGARDYMRPDVFEAAGIEIEWQHFVHPVYPQPFGEFMPYLSILDTLLNCGIAGTRDLLWSCK is encoded by the coding sequence ATGACCATCACGGCGGTTATTCATCAGCCGGATTTTGCTTCATATCTCGGCTTTTTTCAGCGGTTCCTGAACGCCAACCTCTATATCGTTCTGGACCATGTGCAGTTCGTCCATGGTACGAGCAAAAGCTGGACGCATCGTGACAAGATAAAGACGGCGCAAGGCGATCGGTGGCTCACCGTCGGCATCAGAAAGCCGAGTTTGGGCACTGCAATCAATGCGGTGGAACTGGCGCCCGGCACCGGATGGATAGACCAGAACCTTTCGCTGCTTCGCGAAAACTATCGAAAGTCCGCCGGTTGGAGCGAAGTCTTTCCCCGCATCGAAGCCCTCTACGGCAAGCGGTTCGAGCTGCTGGCCGATTTCAACATGCATTTCCTGGAAGGTATTCTGGATATGCTTGAAATCACGATGCCGACGGTGCGATCGAGCACATTAAGTCCGGAAGGGCATAGGAACGAATTGCTTGTCGAACTGCTGCGCAAAGTGGGAGCAACACGTTATCTCTCAGGCCTGGGGGCGCGCGACTATATGCGGCCGGATGTGTTCGAGGCAGCCGGAATTGAGATCGAATGGCAGCATTTCGTCCATCCGGTTTATCCACAGCCCTTCGGCGAGTTCATGCCCTATCTCAGCATCCTCGACACACTGCTGAATTGTGGTATTGCAGGCACGCGTGACCTGCTCTGGAGTTGCAAATGA
- a CDS encoding PIG-L deacetylase family protein, translating to MNILAIGAHFDDVELGCGGALARHAANGDTVYVYVATVSGFSNQYDQSVRSSEVARAEADAAMEILGVQKMFCGEFKTLQIEFVDPLNIEILKLVQDLKIDMVYTHWVGDIHHDHLALSRASLHSCRHVPRLLMYRSNWYHSTVDFRGNFYVDITSHWDQKEKAILAHESEMERTGRKWVSFFRNEAENAGQRIGVKYAEVFEVVKWLQP from the coding sequence ATGAATATTCTCGCGATCGGTGCCCATTTTGACGACGTGGAACTGGGCTGTGGCGGTGCACTGGCACGCCATGCTGCAAACGGCGACACGGTTTACGTCTATGTCGCGACCGTATCGGGCTTTTCAAACCAGTATGATCAGTCCGTGCGCAGCAGCGAGGTCGCCAGAGCGGAAGCGGATGCGGCGATGGAAATTCTCGGCGTCCAGAAAATGTTTTGCGGCGAGTTCAAAACGCTCCAGATCGAATTCGTCGATCCGCTGAATATCGAGATCCTCAAGCTCGTGCAGGATCTGAAGATCGATATGGTCTATACCCACTGGGTCGGCGACATCCACCATGATCATCTGGCCCTGTCGCGCGCATCGCTGCACAGCTGCCGCCACGTACCCCGCCTCTTGATGTACCGCAGCAACTGGTATCATTCGACGGTGGATTTCAGGGGGAATTTCTACGTCGACATCACCTCCCATTGGGACCAGAAGGAAAAGGCAATCCTTGCCCACGAATCCGAGATGGAGCGCACGGGGCGGAAATGGGTGAGCTTCTTCCGCAATGAAGCCGAGAACGCCGGCCAGCGCATCGGTGTAAAATACGCCGAAGTCTTCGAGGTCGTGAAGTGGCTGCAGCCGTGA
- a CDS encoding methyltransferase, TIGR04325 family has product MRARLSSLVRRFLKHRRPSGLQTQTGYIGEFTTWEEAEAGLAGYSDPNIAQRVAYGTTEVLNGRKAYERDSITFETRQYAFPIATALLWASRARAALNVLDFGGGLGTTYFQNRPFLQAVSQVSWVIVEQQTFVEQGKHLFRDSQVSFCSDMREALATEIPDVVLFSSSLQYVERPYDMLEAIKASKVPMVVFDRTLFSGRLNDVLTRQYVSADIFSAVIPTWIFSESKFLNYMASNYTLVSKFPASCSTVENDRENRSLQESGYLFVLTGSQYDIALQSPIISEN; this is encoded by the coding sequence ATGCGCGCTCGTCTTTCTTCGCTGGTGCGCCGGTTTCTTAAGCATCGACGTCCATCTGGCCTTCAAACCCAAACTGGGTACATCGGTGAGTTCACCACCTGGGAAGAAGCAGAGGCGGGCTTGGCTGGCTATTCGGATCCGAACATCGCCCAAAGAGTTGCTTATGGCACGACCGAAGTCTTGAACGGACGCAAGGCTTACGAACGCGATTCGATTACGTTCGAGACCAGACAATATGCCTTCCCGATCGCAACTGCCCTATTATGGGCCTCACGTGCGCGCGCGGCGCTTAACGTTCTTGATTTCGGGGGTGGCCTCGGGACGACTTATTTCCAAAACCGGCCCTTCCTGCAGGCCGTGTCTCAGGTGAGCTGGGTGATCGTTGAGCAACAGACATTTGTTGAACAAGGAAAACATCTATTCCGAGATAGCCAAGTCAGCTTCTGTTCTGATATGCGCGAAGCCTTGGCGACGGAGATCCCGGATGTAGTCCTTTTCTCTAGTTCCCTTCAATACGTCGAGAGGCCTTACGATATGCTGGAGGCCATAAAAGCCTCAAAGGTTCCGATGGTCGTATTTGACAGAACGCTGTTTTCAGGCCGCTTAAACGACGTCCTCACGCGCCAATATGTTTCGGCCGATATATTCTCGGCCGTCATACCGACATGGATTTTCAGTGAATCCAAGTTTTTGAATTACATGGCGTCGAACTACACGCTAGTTTCAAAATTTCCGGCGTCCTGTTCCACGGTCGAAAATGATCGAGAAAATCGGAGCCTGCAGGAGTCCGGTTATTTGTTCGTCCTGACCGGTTCGCAATACGATATTGCCCTGCAGTCGCCCATAATCAGCGAGAATTAA
- a CDS encoding class I SAM-dependent methyltransferase — MSSLQKHSQSCPLCAGKQIGLHRWFDVDALKADWQKGFGFEPFSRLGIEGVAHQFRCFDCDLRFFDPATTLAGDGEFYNELSSRFSWYYEKDKWEFDVAAQILAGLDGIKSVLEVGCGQGHFLVRIKNRYEVKGLEFNPQAIADCKAIGLDVTSEEMATLGEGSFDVVSAFEVLEHLPAPREFIEQSLRLLRPGGYLLFAVPDPEGYFTEAEKVLLDMPPHHVMGFSKKAFKKMEALFSLQLEQVHQEPLRFAHYRSYLGNFLAPPPPPRKPSFLDRVLYRLFGYQNERDVELKRLGEKITEMQMATSFQSAKDKLVGQTHLVLFQKQ, encoded by the coding sequence ATGAGTTCGTTGCAAAAGCATTCCCAATCCTGCCCATTGTGTGCGGGAAAGCAAATCGGCTTGCATCGCTGGTTCGACGTGGACGCGTTGAAAGCCGATTGGCAGAAGGGGTTTGGCTTTGAACCGTTCAGTCGGCTTGGCATTGAGGGCGTAGCGCATCAGTTTCGGTGTTTCGACTGTGACCTTAGATTTTTCGATCCGGCGACGACGCTGGCCGGAGACGGTGAGTTTTATAATGAACTTTCGAGCCGTTTTTCCTGGTACTACGAGAAGGACAAATGGGAGTTTGACGTCGCGGCGCAAATTCTCGCCGGCCTAGACGGGATAAAGAGCGTGTTGGAGGTCGGCTGCGGTCAGGGCCATTTCCTCGTTCGAATCAAGAATCGCTACGAGGTGAAGGGCCTGGAATTCAACCCGCAGGCGATTGCCGATTGCAAAGCCATCGGCCTGGACGTTACGAGCGAGGAGATGGCGACGCTGGGTGAAGGCAGTTTCGACGTTGTTTCGGCTTTCGAGGTCCTGGAGCATTTGCCTGCGCCACGTGAATTCATTGAACAGTCTCTGCGGCTTTTAAGGCCGGGTGGCTACCTGTTGTTCGCAGTGCCTGATCCGGAAGGATATTTCACAGAGGCCGAAAAAGTCCTCCTCGATATGCCCCCACACCATGTAATGGGGTTTTCGAAGAAAGCGTTCAAGAAGATGGAAGCCCTCTTCTCTCTCCAGTTGGAGCAGGTCCATCAAGAGCCTCTTCGCTTTGCGCATTATAGATCCTATTTAGGCAATTTCCTTGCTCCTCCGCCTCCGCCGCGGAAGCCGAGTTTTCTCGATCGCGTCCTTTATCGATTGTTTGGCTATCAGAATGAGCGTGATGTCGAATTAAAGAGGCTCGGCGAGAAGATAACGGAAATGCAAATGGCAACGTCCTTTCAGAGTGCCAAAGACAAGCTGGTCGGTCAAACGCATCTTGTCCTGTTTCAAAAGCAATAG
- a CDS encoding glycosyltransferase family 2 protein gives MIVYVLIPVFNRLEHTRRVLASLRAQGIAAKLRIIVVNDGSTDGTAEYLQSQRDVTEIRGDGNLWWGGAMEEGLKHVLPACQPADYILFLNNDTWFDDNFVETLVQVSKENGGAAVGSVIHEEGLDPPLVSIGAKVNINRLAVWDLLSELSETEKRSPDSQYRVDALSGRGTLYPALLFRRHGRMRPHLLPHYMADYEIAMRFARAGVPLVVSSRAIVYSPPVYGNDASSLSWRKRLFGRRSAHNVVQRLIFYSLVGSPVQRMTAPIRMAHFSCSRAFSTWRSLAKRKEGTI, from the coding sequence ATGATCGTGTATGTCCTGATCCCGGTTTTCAATCGTCTCGAACACACAAGGCGTGTCCTTGCTTCTCTGCGTGCTCAAGGCATTGCAGCGAAATTGAGGATCATAGTCGTCAACGACGGTTCGACCGATGGAACCGCAGAATACCTGCAATCGCAGAGGGATGTGACCGAAATTCGAGGGGACGGTAATCTCTGGTGGGGCGGCGCCATGGAGGAAGGACTGAAACATGTGCTTCCCGCCTGCCAACCGGCTGACTACATCCTGTTTCTGAACAACGATACCTGGTTTGACGACAATTTCGTCGAAACCCTGGTGCAAGTGTCTAAAGAAAATGGCGGGGCTGCAGTCGGAAGTGTCATCCATGAAGAGGGGCTGGATCCGCCCCTTGTCAGTATTGGGGCGAAGGTCAACATCAATCGGCTTGCCGTCTGGGATCTGCTTTCGGAATTGAGCGAAACGGAAAAACGGTCGCCTGACAGCCAATATCGCGTCGATGCATTGAGTGGCCGAGGAACGCTTTACCCGGCGCTCCTGTTTCGGAGACATGGCCGCATGCGTCCGCACCTTCTGCCGCATTACATGGCTGACTACGAAATCGCTATGCGCTTCGCGCGTGCCGGAGTGCCGTTGGTTGTCAGCAGCAGAGCAATCGTCTATTCGCCTCCGGTATATGGAAACGACGCGTCCAGCCTTTCATGGCGAAAGCGGTTGTTTGGCAGGCGTTCGGCTCACAACGTGGTTCAGCGTCTTATTTTTTACTCGCTTGTCGGGTCACCGGTGCAACGCATGACTGCGCCGATCCGTATGGCGCATTTCTCGTGCAGCCGCGCGTTTTCGACGTGGAGGTCATTGGCGAAACGAAAGGAAGGAACGATATGA